One segment of Paenibacillus rhizovicinus DNA contains the following:
- the alaS gene encoding alanine--tRNA ligase has protein sequence MKASEIRSKWLAFFESKGHKIEPSASLVPHNDPSLLWINAGMAPLKPYFDGRVIPDNPRITNSQKCIRTNDIENVGKTRRHHTMFEMLGNFSIGDYFKEEVITWAWEFLTSPQWIGFDPERLSVTVYPEDEEAFRFWNEKIGLPAERIYKLEENFWDIGEGPCGPCTEIFYDRGDAFGDLNDPECWPGGENERFLEVWNLVFSQYNHNKDGSYTPLPNKNIDTGAGLERFTSILQNVDSNFDTDLFRPIIDRTCEIAGVTYHTNPEHDIALKVIADHIRTVAFAVGDGVMPSNEGRGYVIRRLLRRAVRYGKTLGVDRPFLFELVSVVGEIMGTYYSEIVDKREFIEKVMRTEEERFHETLSDGLSLLGELVKTAKAEGKSLISGPDAFKLYDTYGFPFDLTEDYAAEHGMSVDREGFDASMEEQRTRARAARQETGGMNVQGGPLADFTLKSEFVGYQDLAVEGAKVIALVDGNALVEEAGEGARVLVILDRTSFYAESGGQVGDSGTIVGEGYSLTVDNVTKAPHGQSVHHAVVERGTVKTGDTVQAVVTTQTREDTIKNHTATHLLHRALKDVLGEHVNQAGSLVEPERLRFDFSHFGSISPEELTDIERRVNEQIWLGTALQIDYKSLAEAKAMGAMALFGEKYGDVVRVVRVGEYSLELCGGCHVTNTSQIGLFKLVSESGIGSGVRRIEALTGRHAYLYMEGQLELLKQAAALLKSNLNDVPKRIEGLHAQVKDMTRDNESLQSKLSRIEAGSLETQAKTVGGITLLAAQVNAPSMDALRGIVDELKTKLTSSVIVLGAVAEDKVNLVAAVSPDLVKQGFNAGKIIKEAAAACGGGGGGRPDMAQAGGKDPSKLAEALQIAEELVLAQSNVI, from the coding sequence ATGAAAGCAAGTGAAATCCGTTCCAAATGGCTCGCTTTCTTTGAAAGCAAAGGCCATAAGATCGAACCGAGCGCGTCTCTCGTACCGCATAACGATCCGTCCCTGCTTTGGATCAATGCAGGCATGGCGCCGCTGAAGCCTTATTTTGACGGCCGCGTCATCCCGGACAACCCGCGGATCACCAACTCGCAGAAGTGCATTCGGACGAACGATATCGAGAACGTTGGCAAAACGCGCCGCCATCATACCATGTTCGAAATGCTAGGCAACTTCTCGATCGGCGACTATTTCAAGGAAGAAGTCATTACGTGGGCTTGGGAGTTCCTGACGAGTCCGCAATGGATCGGCTTCGATCCGGAGCGTCTGTCCGTTACGGTATATCCGGAGGACGAAGAGGCATTCCGCTTCTGGAACGAGAAAATCGGTCTTCCCGCAGAGCGCATCTACAAGCTGGAAGAGAACTTCTGGGATATCGGCGAAGGCCCTTGCGGCCCTTGCACGGAAATTTTCTATGACCGCGGCGATGCTTTCGGAGACTTGAACGATCCGGAATGCTGGCCTGGCGGCGAAAATGAACGGTTTCTGGAAGTATGGAACCTCGTCTTTTCGCAATATAATCATAATAAAGACGGCAGCTACACGCCGCTCCCGAACAAGAACATCGATACCGGCGCAGGCTTGGAACGGTTCACGTCGATCTTGCAGAACGTGGATTCCAACTTCGACACGGACCTGTTCCGCCCGATCATCGACCGTACTTGCGAAATCGCCGGCGTGACGTATCACACGAATCCGGAGCATGATATCGCGCTGAAAGTGATCGCCGACCATATCCGGACGGTAGCATTCGCCGTCGGCGACGGCGTTATGCCTTCCAACGAAGGCCGCGGCTACGTTATCCGCAGACTTCTCCGCCGTGCGGTTCGCTACGGGAAAACGCTAGGCGTCGATCGTCCATTCCTGTTCGAGCTTGTTTCCGTCGTTGGCGAAATCATGGGTACCTACTACTCGGAAATCGTGGACAAACGCGAGTTTATCGAGAAAGTCATGCGCACGGAAGAAGAACGTTTCCACGAAACGCTGTCCGATGGCCTTTCCTTGCTCGGCGAGCTGGTCAAAACAGCCAAAGCAGAGGGCAAATCGCTGATCAGCGGTCCGGATGCCTTTAAACTGTACGACACGTACGGTTTTCCGTTCGACTTGACGGAAGACTACGCTGCCGAGCATGGCATGTCGGTTGACCGCGAAGGCTTCGATGCTTCGATGGAAGAGCAGCGTACGCGCGCGCGCGCAGCGCGTCAAGAAACGGGCGGCATGAACGTCCAAGGCGGACCGCTTGCTGATTTCACGCTGAAATCGGAATTCGTCGGCTATCAGGATCTTGCGGTAGAAGGCGCGAAGGTCATTGCGCTCGTCGATGGAAATGCGCTGGTTGAAGAAGCGGGAGAAGGCGCTCGGGTACTGGTCATCCTGGACCGTACATCCTTCTATGCCGAAAGCGGCGGCCAAGTCGGCGACAGCGGTACGATCGTTGGAGAAGGCTATTCGCTGACAGTCGATAACGTCACGAAAGCGCCGCATGGCCAGTCGGTTCACCATGCAGTCGTCGAACGCGGCACCGTCAAGACCGGCGATACCGTTCAAGCGGTCGTAACAACGCAAACGCGCGAGGACACGATCAAGAATCATACCGCAACGCACTTGCTTCACCGCGCGCTCAAAGACGTGCTCGGCGAGCATGTCAATCAAGCGGGCTCTTTGGTCGAACCGGAACGTCTGCGCTTTGACTTCTCGCATTTCGGCAGCATCAGCCCGGAAGAACTGACCGATATCGAGCGCCGCGTCAACGAGCAAATTTGGCTCGGCACCGCGCTGCAAATCGATTACAAGTCGCTGGCAGAAGCGAAGGCTATGGGCGCCATGGCGCTGTTCGGAGAGAAATACGGCGATGTCGTGCGCGTTGTACGAGTCGGCGAGTACAGCCTGGAGCTTTGCGGAGGCTGCCACGTAACGAATACGTCGCAGATCGGTCTGTTCAAGCTTGTCAGCGAGAGCGGCATCGGATCCGGCGTTCGCCGGATCGAGGCGCTGACCGGCCGTCACGCGTACCTTTACATGGAAGGCCAATTGGAGCTGTTGAAACAAGCGGCCGCGCTGCTTAAGAGTAACCTGAACGACGTGCCGAAGCGTATCGAAGGTCTGCACGCTCAAGTGAAGGACATGACTCGCGACAACGAGTCGCTGCAAAGCAAGCTGAGCCGCATCGAAGCGGGATCGCTGGAAACCCAAGCGAAAACGGTCGGCGGCATCACGCTGCTCGCGGCGCAAGTCAACGCTCCGTCGATGGACGCGCTTCGCGGCATCGTGGATGAGCTGAAGACGAAATTGACCAGTTCGGTAATCGTGCTTGGCGCCGTAGCCGAGGACAAAGTCAACTTGGTAGCTGCTGTATCCCCGGATCTCGTTAAGCAAGGTTTCAACGCTGGAAAGATCATTAAAGAAGCTGCGGCGGCATGCGGCGGCGGCGGCGGCGGACGTCCTGACATGGCGCAAGCCGGGGGCAAAGATCCGTCCAAATTAGCTGAAGCGCTCCAAATTGCCGAAGAACTGGTTCTTGCGCAGTCAAATGTGATATGA
- a CDS encoding IreB family regulatory phosphoprotein has protein sequence MNSMDKTMKFDVKAEGEASSKEIMLSVYDALLEKDYNPINQIVGYLLSGDPAYIPRHNNARSLIRRKERDELIEELVRSYLSQHSK, from the coding sequence ATGAATTCAATGGACAAGACAATGAAATTCGACGTAAAGGCGGAAGGAGAAGCTTCTTCGAAGGAGATTATGCTTTCCGTGTACGACGCGCTGCTTGAGAAGGATTACAATCCCATCAATCAAATTGTCGGTTATTTGTTGTCCGGAGACCCTGCTTACATTCCACGGCATAACAATGCCCGAAGCTTGATTCGCAGGAAAGAGCGCGACGAACTGATCGAAGAACTGGTGCGCTCATACCTAAGTCAGCACAGCAAATAA
- the ruvX gene encoding Holliday junction resolvase RuvX gives MRLMGLDYGDRRIGVAVSDAFGWTAQGVGVVEKRRDNGEDEAIAKLVQEHEVSEIVVGLPKNMNGTIGPRGEICIAFAQHLQQKLNVPVHLWDERLTTVAAERTLIEADVSRKKRKLVVDKMAATLILQNYLDSKTKR, from the coding sequence ATGCGTCTAATGGGTTTGGATTACGGCGACCGCAGGATTGGTGTTGCCGTCAGTGATGCATTCGGCTGGACTGCGCAGGGCGTTGGCGTTGTGGAGAAGCGTCGCGATAACGGCGAGGACGAAGCAATCGCCAAGCTCGTGCAGGAACATGAAGTATCTGAGATTGTAGTCGGATTACCGAAGAACATGAATGGCACCATCGGACCGCGTGGCGAAATTTGCATCGCATTCGCTCAACATTTACAGCAAAAGCTAAATGTACCCGTACACCTTTGGGACGAACGGCTGACAACTGTTGCCGCAGAACGCACGCTGATTGAAGCAGATGTCAGCCGTAAGAAGCGAAAGTTAGTGGTGGACAAAATGGCGGCAACGCTCATTTTGCAAAATTATCTCGATTCTAAAACGAAAAGGTGA